The following are from one region of the Stanieria cyanosphaera PCC 7437 genome:
- a CDS encoding FAD-dependent oxidoreductase, whose amino-acid sequence MKSLLDNNFNNSVVAKIADIGINITKKIYCSLSHIWERGLFYKLRFNLSQSTIPNPLKLVQTNSQSNLSIGKEETIVVVGIGIAAFSFLRALHRLGYQQVKIVARDNFFGGKCVNNGCMPSEYYTAYRHQTPTSIVEQGQQFVSSLRQITQQSFQELGYPIISGEVTTVKNKEILLKTGEKISFDRLVLATGNQIKEFPWLENTCSLQDFWTITDGKLVIVSEGNLASLSYADIACDRVRACGADRSIDTTVIFTSNPPLTHLPSWQYFRRELEKRGIKIIVPAKIQECKPNNLTIKVRGKLETISFDHLLYDGVPELNLPEIDGKTKTILDLDLQQANVIGRPDIYVLGDASGFLSATEAELQGKKLARAWSSGETIKITDFERLPLRLHARKSLAIVGSPWTLLSPQWRSLDFKGLGWSAVYNETGKLWYLYNSSEQKVEAIHICHRDASELIALASVLIELPVTDSRWLSCSVHPSAAEIFKLLIEDIEAITDKNQQNGSLLGTQSPNTDNSSDILRLPPLSQWNQNSLYQTAFSAEERSLGILDRNPQLYFAILLGIKHLLKHDQKSETILLRCSSEGHYFVSGIDFNYEVNETSAAVTVSIQEKQVTLFSSV is encoded by the coding sequence ATGAAAAGTTTACTCGATAATAATTTTAATAATTCAGTTGTAGCTAAAATAGCTGACATTGGCATTAATATAACCAAAAAAATTTATTGTTCTCTATCCCATATTTGGGAACGGGGTTTATTTTACAAACTTAGATTTAATTTGAGTCAAAGCACGATACCCAATCCCCTAAAACTAGTTCAAACTAATTCCCAATCCAATCTTTCGATAGGGAAAGAGGAAACAATTGTCGTAGTTGGTATTGGCATTGCTGCATTTTCCTTTCTGCGCGCTTTGCATCGTCTCGGTTATCAACAAGTCAAAATTGTTGCTCGCGATAATTTTTTTGGAGGTAAATGCGTTAATAATGGCTGTATGCCTTCAGAATATTACACCGCCTATCGTCATCAAACACCAACATCAATAGTCGAGCAAGGACAGCAGTTTGTTTCTTCTCTGCGTCAAATTACTCAACAAAGTTTCCAAGAACTTGGTTATCCTATCATTTCAGGAGAAGTAACGACAGTAAAAAATAAAGAAATCCTCTTAAAAACGGGAGAGAAAATAAGTTTCGACCGTTTAGTTTTAGCTACAGGCAATCAAATAAAGGAATTTCCTTGGCTAGAAAATACTTGTTCCCTACAAGATTTTTGGACAATTACCGATGGCAAATTAGTTATTGTTTCTGAAGGCAATCTCGCCTCTTTATCCTATGCCGATATTGCGTGCGATCGCGTACGCGCCTGCGGAGCAGATCGCAGTATTGACACTACAGTTATATTTACATCTAATCCCCCACTTACTCATTTACCATCCTGGCAGTATTTTCGACGAGAATTAGAAAAAAGAGGTATTAAAATTATCGTTCCTGCCAAAATTCAAGAATGTAAACCCAATAATTTAACAATTAAAGTTCGAGGTAAATTAGAAACTATTTCTTTCGATCATCTACTATATGACGGCGTACCAGAGTTGAATTTACCCGAAATAGATGGCAAGACTAAAACAATTTTAGACCTCGATCTTCAACAAGCTAATGTAATTGGTCGTCCGGATATCTATGTATTAGGTGATGCTTCCGGTTTTCTTTCCGCGACAGAAGCAGAATTACAGGGTAAAAAATTAGCTCGTGCTTGGTCTAGTGGTGAAACAATTAAAATAACTGATTTTGAACGTTTACCTCTTAGATTGCACGCTCGTAAATCTTTAGCTATAGTCGGTTCTCCCTGGACACTTCTATCTCCCCAATGGCGATCGCTTGATTTTAAGGGATTAGGTTGGTCAGCAGTTTATAATGAAACTGGCAAACTCTGGTATTTATACAACTCCTCAGAACAAAAAGTCGAGGCAATTCATATCTGTCATCGAGATGCTTCAGAGTTAATTGCTTTAGCTTCAGTATTAATTGAACTCCCCGTAACTGATTCTCGCTGGTTGAGTTGTTCTGTTCATCCGAGTGCTGCGGAAATTTTTAAGTTATTGATTGAAGATATAGAAGCTATTACTGATAAAAACCAGCAAAATGGTTCTTTATTAGGAACTCAATCTCCTAATACAGATAATAGCAGCGATATTCTCCGCTTACCCCCACTATCTCAGTGGAATCAAAATTCTCTTTATCAAACAGCATTTTCTGCCGAAGAGCGATCGCTTGGTATTTTAGACCGCAATCCTCAGTTATACTTTGCCATTCTCTTAGGAATTAAACATCTGTTAAAACATGATCAAAAGTCAGAAACTATTCTATTAAGATGTTCTTCGGAAGGTCATTATTTTGTGTCGGGAATAGATTTTAATTATGAAGTTAATGAAACTTCTGCTGCTGTTACCGTTAGTATTCAAGAGAAGCAAGTAACGTTATTTTCTTCAGTTTAG
- a CDS encoding transglutaminase-like domain-containing protein yields the protein MQEYLQNSEIIDWQHPEILKLAKKIASEYQTREEIAKACFEWVRDEIYHSVDYQMNPVTCRASDVLYYKTGYCYAKSHLLAALLRANNIPAGFCYQRLSIDDRGEPYSLHGFNAVYLSKIGWYRIDARGNREGVNAQFTPPHEKLAFKIQFSEEADFPAVLSEPLQVVVKALQTQSTWDEMLCNLPDIFLKDAENFGLDKTNLI from the coding sequence ATGCAAGAATATCTGCAAAACAGTGAAATTATTGACTGGCAGCATCCAGAAATTTTAAAACTTGCCAAGAAAATTGCCTCAGAATATCAAACACGCGAAGAAATAGCAAAAGCTTGCTTTGAGTGGGTTCGAGATGAGATTTATCACAGCGTTGACTATCAAATGAATCCAGTTACCTGTCGTGCTTCGGATGTACTCTACTACAAAACAGGATATTGCTACGCAAAAAGTCACCTTTTAGCAGCGTTGCTACGGGCAAATAACATCCCCGCAGGATTTTGCTATCAAAGATTAAGTATTGACGACCGAGGTGAGCCTTATAGTTTACACGGTTTTAACGCAGTTTATTTATCTAAAATTGGTTGGTATCGTATTGATGCCAGGGGAAATCGAGAAGGCGTTAATGCTCAGTTTACTCCACCTCATGAAAAGTTAGCTTTCAAAATTCAGTTTTCCGAAGAAGCAGATTTTCCAGCCGTACTCTCAGAACCGCTTCAAGTTGTCGTGAAGGCATTACAAACTCAAAGTACATGGGATGAGATGCTTTGTAATCTTCCCGATATTTTTTTAAAAGATGCAGAAAACTTTGGTTTAGATAAAACGAACTTGATATGA
- the larC gene encoding nickel pincer cofactor biosynthesis protein LarC, translated as MVKCVYLECPTGIAGDMCLGALIDLGLPWEYLIDRLNSLSISQEYQLRSEQVHRQGQLATKVHIDLQLATKHNHHHARHLPEITQIITTAGLPPRVTDWSLQIFHQLAIAEGAVHGIAPEKVHFHEVGATDAIVDIVGTCLGLDWLGIERLYCSAMPTGGGMVKAEHGLLPVPVPAVLKLWELRKVPVYNNGIKKELVTPTGAAIATTLATRFGDPPAMTIEKIGLGAGSLDLPLPNILRLWLGTIDEQENTITNQTITQEEITVLETQIDDLNPQAIAYTLEQLLAVGALDVFTQAIGMKKSRSGILLTVICHPEQAVICEEIIFRETTTLGIRRFSQQRSVLDREIQTITTQYGAVRIKIASQKQEQAKQIINIQPEYEDCANLARKHHQPWRIIHQMALDTWYRNNQVN; from the coding sequence ATGGTAAAGTGTGTTTATTTAGAATGTCCCACCGGAATCGCTGGTGATATGTGTTTGGGAGCATTGATAGATTTAGGTCTTCCTTGGGAGTATTTAATAGATCGATTGAACAGTCTTAGTATTTCTCAGGAATATCAATTAAGGAGTGAACAAGTTCATCGTCAAGGACAATTAGCAACAAAAGTTCATATTGATTTACAATTAGCAACTAAACATAATCATCATCATGCTAGACATTTACCAGAAATTACACAAATTATTACCACTGCTGGTTTACCACCACGAGTAACTGATTGGAGTTTGCAAATTTTTCACCAATTAGCGATCGCAGAAGGGGCAGTACACGGCATTGCTCCAGAAAAAGTACATTTTCATGAGGTGGGTGCAACCGATGCCATTGTAGATATTGTGGGAACTTGTTTAGGTTTAGATTGGTTGGGAATTGAGCGTTTATACTGTTCGGCTATGCCTACAGGCGGTGGTATGGTTAAAGCGGAGCATGGGTTATTACCCGTTCCTGTGCCTGCGGTTTTAAAGTTATGGGAATTAAGAAAAGTACCAGTTTATAATAATGGTATCAAAAAAGAGTTAGTTACGCCTACAGGAGCAGCGATCGCGACGACTTTAGCGACTCGTTTTGGTGATCCGCCAGCAATGACAATTGAAAAGATTGGTTTGGGTGCTGGTTCTTTAGATTTACCTCTGCCAAATATTTTGCGGTTATGGTTAGGAACTATTGATGAACAAGAAAACACCATTACCAATCAAACGATCACCCAAGAAGAAATTACAGTTTTAGAAACACAAATTGATGATCTTAATCCTCAAGCGATCGCTTATACTTTAGAACAATTATTAGCAGTAGGTGCTTTGGATGTTTTTACTCAAGCCATAGGCATGAAAAAATCTCGTTCGGGTATTTTATTAACTGTTATTTGTCATCCAGAGCAAGCAGTTATTTGTGAAGAAATTATCTTTAGAGAAACTACTACTTTAGGCATTCGTCGCTTTAGTCAACAAAGAAGTGTTTTAGACAGAGAAATTCAAACAATTACAACTCAATATGGTGCAGTTAGAATAAAAATTGCTAGTCAAAAACAAGAACAAGCAAAACAAATTATTAATATTCAACCAGAATACGAAGACTGTGCTAATTTAGCTAGAAAACATCATCAACCATGGCGAATAATCCATCAAATGGCTTTAGACACTTGGTATCGTAATAATCAAGTTAATTAA
- a CDS encoding 4'-phosphopantetheinyl transferase superfamily protein, with the protein MEKVVEIVAKIAGKSATQVLPETSLGSLGITSSIQILKIQSALERQYQQKLPFLGDSWTVERIAAQVGVASLPAKANGAIAQPNTAANFNGNTAQIQPVNLSNVSIGVDIEEINNLPDTSNYRTHEFYQTLFSSEEISYALLKNEPKLHLCGIFCAKEALKKAAPELINLRMEEIRVTHQQGRPLITTSDLTINSTFNFQVSISHASNYAVAMVLAIKLN; encoded by the coding sequence ATGGAAAAAGTAGTAGAAATCGTCGCTAAAATTGCTGGAAAATCCGCAACTCAAGTATTACCCGAAACTAGCTTGGGTTCTTTAGGTATTACTTCTTCAATTCAAATTTTAAAAATTCAAAGTGCTTTAGAACGGCAATATCAGCAAAAATTACCCTTTTTAGGCGATAGTTGGACGGTAGAACGCATTGCTGCTCAAGTTGGTGTAGCTTCTCTTCCTGCTAAGGCAAACGGTGCTATTGCTCAACCAAACACTGCTGCCAACTTTAATGGCAACACGGCTCAAATACAACCCGTTAATTTATCAAATGTTTCAATTGGCGTAGATATTGAAGAGATAAATAATTTACCCGACACTTCCAATTATCGCACCCACGAATTTTATCAAACCCTTTTTAGTTCCGAAGAAATATCTTATGCTTTACTCAAAAACGAACCAAAGCTGCATCTTTGCGGAATCTTTTGTGCTAAAGAAGCCCTCAAAAAAGCTGCCCCTGAATTAATTAATCTACGCATGGAAGAAATTAGAGTCACTCATCAACAAGGTAGACCTTTAATTACGACAAGCGATCTTACTATTAATTCTACTTTTAATTTTCAAGTAAGTATCAGTCATGCTTCTAACTACGCTGTAGCAATGGTGTTGGCAATTAAATTAAATTAA